The proteins below are encoded in one region of Methanosarcina barkeri 3:
- a CDS encoding nitrous oxide reductase family maturation protein NosD: MKRKSIQNICVIFLLVLGATVTQAEAADFTVGVGGGENYTFIQEAVNNAQNGDTIIVSPGIYIENVNVTKEVTIVSKTDISGDRTNRTYVIGAVPSNDVFSIKSNNVKITGFHIMGGPSGIDAYQEVGLLLEGVQNCTLSNNTLMLNDVGIGLNNSQRNFLDNNKITLGSAGIILSGSNENKLSNNLVEANDEGIRLDNSTNNTLMNNTAESNDVGIRLATSKTNRLADNSISRNSYGVVFENMAESNVLTNNSLYMNGLGMYLGGPTGNNISLNKFFNFINAVDEGTNSWNSSSAGNKWNDYNGTDADGNGIGDTPYVVNQTTGSIDYMPLANNVSSGDQQSGNQ, from the coding sequence TCCTCCTTGTACTTGGGGCAACAGTTACTCAGGCAGAAGCTGCGGACTTTACCGTAGGCGTTGGCGGGGGAGAAAATTATACTTTTATTCAGGAAGCTGTTAATAATGCACAGAATGGGGATACAATTATTGTAAGCCCTGGCATATACATAGAAAATGTAAATGTGACTAAAGAAGTTACAATTGTCTCGAAAACTGATATTTCTGGCGACAGGACGAACCGTACCTATGTAATAGGCGCAGTTCCTTCAAATGACGTCTTCAGTATTAAATCAAATAACGTGAAAATAACCGGTTTCCATATTATGGGAGGTCCATCGGGGATTGATGCTTATCAGGAAGTGGGGCTTTTACTTGAAGGTGTGCAGAACTGTACCTTAAGTAACAATACCCTGATGTTGAATGATGTTGGCATCGGCCTCAATAATTCCCAAAGAAATTTCCTTGACAATAATAAGATAACCCTTGGCTCTGCCGGAATCATTCTCTCAGGATCAAACGAAAATAAGTTGTCAAACAACTTGGTAGAGGCAAATGACGAGGGAATCCGGCTGGATAATTCTACTAATAACACTCTCATGAATAACACTGCAGAATCAAACGATGTAGGAATTCGCCTTGCCACTTCAAAAACTAATAGGCTTGCAGACAACTCCATTTCAAGAAACAGTTATGGAGTAGTCTTTGAGAATATGGCAGAATCTAATGTTCTGACCAATAACAGCCTGTACATGAATGGTCTTGGAATGTACCTTGGAGGACCTACCGGTAATAATATTTCCCTCAATAAGTTCTTCAATTTCATCAATGCCGTGGATGAAGGAACGAACTCCTGGAACAGCAGTTCAGCAGGCAATAAGTGGAATGATTATAATGGGACGGATGCTGATGGAAACGGTATAGGTGACACTCCTTATGTTGTTAACCAGACAACAGGAAGCATAGATTACATGCCTCTGGCAAATAACGTTTCCTCAGGTGATCAACAATCAGGTAACCAATGA
- the rnhB gene encoding ribonuclease HII yields the protein MMIAGIDEAGKGPVIGPMCIGGVIIEESRAHVLKVLGVADSKKLTPKKREQLSSQIKKHAAGFFILEVSPSQIDELRKIMTMNEIMVVCFSKVLEQLKPDIVYVDAADVNAERFAVNLRRQYAKTSPDHAKEIEIVSMHQADAIYPTVSAASIIAKVHRDELIEELKKEWGLDFGSGYPSDPKTKEFLLNWGKEHSGEFPGIVRQSWQTVENIREELKKTELK from the coding sequence ATGATGATCGCAGGAATTGATGAAGCCGGAAAAGGTCCCGTAATCGGGCCCATGTGCATAGGAGGCGTAATAATTGAGGAATCCAGAGCCCATGTCCTCAAAGTGCTCGGGGTTGCGGACTCCAAGAAACTGACGCCAAAAAAGCGAGAACAGCTTTCATCCCAGATTAAAAAACACGCAGCCGGCTTTTTTATTCTTGAGGTCAGTCCTTCCCAGATTGACGAGCTTCGGAAGATTATGACAATGAACGAAATCATGGTAGTCTGTTTTTCAAAAGTACTTGAACAGCTAAAGCCTGACATCGTATATGTCGATGCCGCTGATGTCAACGCCGAACGTTTTGCGGTCAATCTCCGCAGGCAGTACGCAAAAACCAGCCCTGACCACGCAAAGGAAATAGAGATAGTTTCCATGCATCAGGCCGATGCTATTTATCCCACAGTCTCGGCAGCTTCTATTATTGCAAAGGTGCACAGGGATGAGCTGATAGAAGAACTCAAGAAAGAATGGGGTCTCGACTTTGGAAGCGGTTACCCCTCAGACCCGAAGACAAAAGAGTTCCTGTTAAACTGGGGAAAAGAGCATTCAGGAGAGTTTCCCGGAATAGTCAGGCAGTCCTGGCAGACTGTAGAAAATATCAGGGAAGAACTGAAAAAAACCGAACTGAAATAA
- a CDS encoding class I SAM-dependent methyltransferase, which translates to MEQTFDEFLDYCYSKILGRFPDNEGREHYIKLLNNGIPKHEILISLLNSDEYAERVKYIMSPTIKFAPPGHFYSPLPDLDNILNLYQKIDKSRNPTGIEINGDRQIELLKKFQKYISVIPFGDGFKQNNTRYFFNGNEWYSYGDAIVLFCMINYFKPERLIEVGSGYSSLVTLDTCELLNLKTRITFIEPYPDLILSILSDRDDPENLLLRKKVQTVNISLFEDLNSGDILFIDSSHVVKFGSDVLFILTEVLPRLKPGVIIHFHDIFWPFEYPLEWLEQGFAWNEAYFLKTLLINNKNYEILYFNDYMGQMYHNLVKEYMPLALKNFGCGIWLKKLES; encoded by the coding sequence ATGGAACAGACTTTTGACGAATTCCTTGATTATTGCTATAGCAAGATTTTAGGTAGATTTCCTGATAATGAAGGAAGAGAACATTATATCAAATTACTGAATAATGGCATACCGAAACACGAAATCTTAATATCTCTTTTGAATTCTGATGAATATGCTGAACGCGTAAAGTACATTATGAGTCCTACAATCAAATTCGCTCCTCCAGGACATTTTTACTCTCCATTACCAGATCTGGATAATATTTTGAATTTATATCAAAAAATCGACAAATCACGGAACCCGACTGGAATTGAGATTAATGGTGATAGGCAGATAGAATTACTAAAAAAGTTTCAAAAATATATTTCCGTAATCCCATTTGGGGATGGTTTCAAGCAGAATAATACCAGATACTTTTTTAACGGCAATGAATGGTATAGTTACGGTGATGCAATCGTTTTATTTTGCATGATCAATTACTTTAAACCAGAACGACTTATCGAAGTAGGATCAGGTTATTCATCACTTGTTACTCTGGACACCTGCGAATTGTTAAATCTTAAAACCAGAATAACATTTATCGAGCCTTATCCAGATCTGATTTTAAGTATATTGTCTGACCGAGACGACCCTGAAAATCTTCTTTTAAGAAAAAAGGTTCAAACAGTGAATATATCTCTTTTTGAAGATCTGAACAGCGGAGACATTCTATTTATAGATAGCTCACATGTTGTGAAGTTCGGGAGCGATGTTCTTTTTATTCTTACCGAAGTACTTCCACGTCTGAAACCCGGTGTGATTATCCATTTTCACGATATCTTCTGGCCGTTTGAATATCCTCTTGAATGGCTGGAACAGGGTTTTGCATGGAATGAGGCATACTTTTTAAAAACATTGCTTATAAATAATAAAAATTATGAAATATTATATTTTAATGATTATATGGGACAAATGTATCATAATCTGGTTAAGGAATATATGCCGCTCGCATTGAAAAATTTTGGTTGCGGAATCTGGTTAAAGAAACTCGAGTCTTAA
- the pheT gene encoding phenylalanine--tRNA ligase subunit beta: MPVITLQYDDLEKLTGTDKETIIKRVPMIGADVERVEAEYIDIEFFPDRPDLYSVEGAARAMRGFLDLETGLSEYDVKPPRVSISVSEEILKIRPFLGCAVVRGVKFTSSSIKSLMDLQEDLHWGLGRNRKKVSIGVHDLSNVKPPFRYMAVDPSFEFVPLDYTDKMSMTEILEKHPKGTRFAHLVKDFEKYPLILDSDDNVLSFPPIINGTLTSVTESTTDLFIDVTGLGEAVYTALNIVVTALAERGGQIEFVKVSRPDSGELILPDLEPKTRFLTKTEVKDLLGMELSLEEIVKQLERMRFGAKALDEETIEVKVPAYRADILHNYDLVEDIAKGYGYENIKVSIPETYTPGKSHPISLLRAPVNEIMVGLGYYEVMPFTLTSEKINFENMRRQKTDDITYVLHPISEDQTMIRTTLLPNLLEILALNQHRELPQKIFEFGEVVNNEITGQHVAAVSIHPQANFTEVYEVVDALMREMMLPYEVKESEDPAFLEGRRADVYVKGKKLGVFGELHPEVINNFALGYAVVGFELDLNDLIG, from the coding sequence ATGCCAGTAATTACCTTACAGTACGACGACCTCGAGAAACTTACAGGAACCGATAAGGAGACCATCATAAAAAGGGTGCCAATGATAGGGGCAGATGTCGAAAGGGTTGAAGCCGAATATATCGATATCGAGTTTTTCCCTGACAGGCCTGACCTTTACAGTGTGGAAGGAGCAGCCAGGGCAATGAGAGGTTTTCTTGACCTTGAGACCGGACTGTCCGAATATGATGTGAAGCCGCCCAGGGTTTCCATCTCAGTCAGTGAGGAGATCCTGAAAATCAGGCCTTTTCTTGGGTGTGCGGTTGTAAGGGGCGTAAAATTCACATCCTCTTCCATAAAATCCCTTATGGACCTTCAGGAAGACCTGCACTGGGGGCTTGGAAGAAACAGAAAAAAAGTGTCCATAGGCGTACATGACCTCTCAAACGTTAAGCCGCCTTTCAGGTATATGGCTGTCGATCCGAGTTTCGAGTTCGTGCCTCTGGACTACACCGATAAAATGAGTATGACCGAGATCCTGGAAAAACACCCAAAAGGCACGAGGTTTGCCCATCTTGTAAAGGACTTTGAAAAATACCCTCTAATCCTGGACTCAGATGATAATGTGCTGTCCTTCCCGCCTATCATTAACGGGACACTTACAAGTGTGACCGAGAGCACAACCGACCTCTTTATTGATGTTACCGGACTTGGAGAAGCCGTGTATACAGCCCTGAATATCGTTGTTACCGCTCTTGCGGAAAGGGGCGGCCAGATAGAATTCGTAAAGGTTTCCAGACCCGATTCCGGAGAACTCATCCTGCCAGATCTTGAACCGAAGACCAGGTTCCTTACAAAGACCGAAGTAAAAGACCTTTTAGGTATGGAACTCTCCTTAGAAGAAATCGTTAAACAGCTTGAGAGAATGCGTTTTGGAGCAAAAGCCCTTGATGAAGAAACCATAGAGGTAAAAGTCCCGGCTTACAGGGCCGATATTCTTCATAACTATGACCTTGTAGAAGATATTGCCAAGGGTTATGGGTATGAAAACATCAAAGTAAGTATCCCTGAAACTTATACCCCAGGAAAATCTCACCCGATTTCTTTGCTTCGCGCTCCTGTGAACGAGATAATGGTAGGGCTCGGCTACTATGAGGTCATGCCGTTTACGCTTACCAGTGAAAAAATTAACTTCGAGAATATGCGCAGGCAAAAAACGGATGATATCACCTATGTGCTTCACCCGATCAGCGAAGACCAGACAATGATCAGGACAACCCTGCTTCCGAACCTCCTTGAGATTCTTGCCTTAAACCAGCACAGGGAATTGCCTCAAAAGATTTTTGAGTTTGGAGAGGTCGTAAACAACGAAATAACAGGCCAGCACGTAGCTGCAGTCTCGATCCACCCACAGGCCAACTTTACTGAGGTCTATGAAGTTGTAGACGCTCTGATGAGGGAAATGATGCTTCCCTACGAGGTAAAAGAATCCGAAGATCCCGCATTCCTGGAAGGTAGGCGGGCCGATGTCTATGTAAAAGGCAAAAAACTCGGAGTCTTTGGAGAACTTCATCCTGAGGTCATAAACAATTTTGCCCTCGGATACGCAGTTGTCGGGTTTGAACTTGACCTCAATGACCTTATTGGTTAA